In Candidatus Angelobacter sp., a single window of DNA contains:
- a CDS encoding acyltransferase, producing MKSRLINLYQRARILKYRFLSQCKNVQGTPTIYQPVQFMGQGTIKFHGRVNLGVYPSAYYFSGYIYIEARSPSSVIEIEDGAWINNNSFLVSDGPGIFIGKKTMLGTHCEVVDSDFHDTHPDRRMSGVPKTGRVVIGENVLIGSNVKILKGVRIGRNSIIANGSVVTRSFPENMVIFGNPAKGGFGLTPGD from the coding sequence ATGAAGTCGCGACTCATCAATCTCTATCAACGTGCAAGAATCCTGAAGTACCGGTTTCTGTCACAATGTAAAAATGTACAGGGCACGCCGACAATCTATCAACCGGTCCAGTTCATGGGACAAGGCACGATCAAGTTTCACGGCAGGGTCAATCTCGGTGTCTATCCCTCGGCGTATTACTTCAGCGGATACATTTACATCGAGGCGCGCAGTCCGTCTTCCGTCATCGAAATCGAGGATGGGGCGTGGATCAACAACAACTCGTTTCTCGTTAGTGATGGCCCGGGTATTTTTATCGGGAAAAAAACGATGTTGGGCACGCACTGTGAAGTCGTTGATTCGGATTTTCATGACACCCATCCCGACCGGAGAATGAGTGGCGTTCCGAAAACAGGGCGTGTTGTCATTGGTGAGAACGTTCTTATCGGTTCAAACGTCAAGATCTTAAAAGGGGTCCGGATCGGCAGGAACTCGATCATCGCGAACGGGTCTGTTGTTACACGATCATTTCCGGAGAACATGGTCATCTTCGGCAACCCGGCGAAAGGCGGCTTTGGCCTGACACCCGGCGACTAA